In Bos mutus isolate GX-2022 chromosome 10, NWIPB_WYAK_1.1, whole genome shotgun sequence, a single window of DNA contains:
- the ARHGEF40 gene encoding rho guanine nucleotide exchange factor 40 isoform X3 — translation MEPEPVEDCVQSTLAALYPPFEATAPTLLGQVFQVVERTYREDALRYTLDFLVPAKHLLAKIQQEACAQYSGFLFFHEGWPLCLHEQVVVQLAALPWQLLRPGDFYLQVVPSAAQAPRLALKCLAPGGGRVQELPVPNEACAYLFTPEWLQGINKDRPTGRLSTCLLSAPSGIQRLPWAELICPRFVHKGGLMVGHRPSTLPPELPSGPPGLPSPPLPEEALGTRSPGDGHNAPAEGPEGEYVELLEVTLPVRGSPMDAEGSSGLSRTRTVPTRKGAGGKGRHRRHRAWMHQKGLGPRDQDGARPPGEGSSTGASPGSPPGAEVEAFPEAAALEVSEPLAEALGEASESCPLRPGEVGAGPGQGAEGLPGTPRRTGKGNRRKKRAAGRGALNRGGDSAPLSPGDKEETSHQEALVSLPPPNEHELPGCSPVKEEHEGSGKPEPEPREELKPPDEKEPRSQEVCGPVEERSREREQEGLSLVCMAVPNDPEGLLSDPLKPPPETVQEVKGESIPEEGPPVSISDDPGVAWDLMASGFLILTGGVDQSGRALLTITPPCPPEEPPPSQDVLSTALHYLHSLLRPDLQILGLSVLLDLRKAPPLPPALIPVLSQLQDSGDPPLIQRLLLLTLDEPPAELHGLQGAELLSEGDLKRVAKPEELQWDLGGHREPSPSHWVETHQQVARLCHLCRGVLGSIRQAIDELERAAEPEAEEVVGMPEPLQKVLADPRLTELQRDGGAILMKLRSTHSSKLEGPGPAALYQEVDEAIHQLVRLSNLHVQQQEQRQRLHRLQQALQWLSGPGEEQLASFAVPGDSLPALQETELRFRAFSAEVQERLAQARETLALEEDAASQKLLDVFEQRLEQVESGLHRALRLQRFFQQAHEWVDEGSARLAGAGPGREAVLAALALRRAPEPSAGTFQEMRALALDLGSPAALREWGRCRARCQELERRIQQQLGEEASPRGHRRRRADSASSGGAPRGPHSPSPSLSSLLLPSSPGPRAAPSHCSLAPCGEDYEEEGAELGPEAEGRPPRTVLIRGLEVTSTEVVDRTCSPREHVLLGRAGGPEGPWGVGTPRMERKRSISAQQRLVSELITCEQEYVAALSEPVPPPGPELTPELRGTWAAALSARERLRSFHRTHFLRELQGCATHPLRIGACFLRHGDQFSLYAQYVKHRHKLETGLTALSPPTKGTLEGGPHLPRALQQPLEQLARYGRLLEELLREAGSEPSSERQALGAAVQLLREQEIRGRDLLAVEAVRGCEIDLKEQGQLLHRDPFTVICGRKKCFRHVFLFEHLLLFSKLKGPEGGSETFVYKQAFKTADMGLTENIGDSGLCFELWFRRRRAREAYTLQAASPEIKLKWTSSIAQLLWRQAAHNKELRVQQMVSMGIGNKPFLDIKALGERTLSALLTGRAPETLDSSGDVSPGPRNSPNLQAPHPGSSTPILSSGGILGLSRQSHTRALSDPTTPL, via the exons ATG GAGCCTGAGCCAGTAGAGGACTGTGTGCAGAGTACTCTAGCGGCCCTTTACCCACCTTTCGAGGCAACAGCCCCCACACTGTTGGGCCAAGTGTTCCAGGTGGTGGAGAGGACTTATCGGGAGGATGCGCTGAGATACACACTGGACTTCCTGGTGCCTGCCAAGCACCTGCTTGCCAAGATCCAGCAGGAAGCCTGT GCCCAGTACAGCGGTTTCCTCTTCTTCCACGAGGGCTGGCCCCTCTGCCTGCACGAGCAGGTAGTGGTGCAGCTGGCCGCCCTCCCCTGGCAGCTGCTGCGCCCGGGAGACTTCTACCTGCAAGTGGTACCCTCAGCAGCCCAAGCACCCCGCCTAGCACTCAAGTGCCTGGCCCCAGGGGGTGGGCGAGTGCAGGAGCTGCCTGTGCCTAATGAGGCTTGTGCATACCTGTTCACACCTGAGTGGCTACAAGGCATCAATAAGGACAGGCCAACAGGTCGCCTCAGCACCTGCCTTCTGTCTGCGCCCTCTGGGATTCAGCGACTGCCCTGGGCTGAGCTCATCTGCCCTCGATTTGTGCACAAAGGAGGCCTCATGGTTGGACATCGGCCAAGCACACTACCCCCAGAACTGCCCTCGGGGCCCCCGGGGCTCCCCAGCCCTCCACTCCCCGAGGAAGCCTTGGGCACCCGGAGTCCCGGGGATGGGCACAATGCCCCGGCTGAAGGACCTGAGGGCGAGTATGTGGAGCTGCTGGAGGTGACACTGCCTGTGAGGGGGAGCCCCATGGATGCTGAAGGCTCCTCTGGCCTCTCCCGGACCCGGACAGTACCCACACGCAAGGGTGCTGGAGGGAAGGGCCGGCATCGGAGACACCGGGCATGGATGCACCAGAAGGGTCTGGGGCCTCGGGACCAGGATGGAGCCCGGCCACCTGGTGAAGGGAGCAGCACTGGAGCCTCCCCTGGGTCTCCCCCGGGAGCTGAGGTTGAGGCTTTCCCAGAGGCAGCGGCCCTGGAGGTATCTGAGCCCCTGGCAGAGGCACTGGGAGAAGCCTCAGAGTCTTGCCCTCTGAGGCCAGGCGAGGTTGGAGCAGGACCAGGCCAAGGGGCTGAAGGGCTGCCTGGTACCCCTCGGAGAACAGGCAAAGGAAACAGGAGAAAGAAGCGAGCTGCAGGCAGAGGGGCTCTTAACCGAGGAGGGGACAGTGCCCCACTGAGCCCTGGGGACAAGGAAGAGaccagccaccaggaagcccttgtCAGCCTGCCCCCACCAAACGAACACGAGCTTCCAGGATGCAGCCCAGTTAAGGAGGAACATGAAGGCTCGGGGAAGCCAGAACCTGAGCCAAGAGAGGAGCTCAAACCACCAGATGAAAAAGAGCCTCGGTCCCAAGAAGTCTGCGGGCCTGTAGAAGAAAGgtccagagaaagagaacaggAGGGGCTGAGCCTGGTGTGCATGGCAG TGCCCAACGATCCAGAAGGGCTCCTCTCCGACCCCCTAAAACCACCCCCAGAGACTGTGCAAGAAGTGAAAGGGGAGAGCATTCCGGAAGAAGGGCCCCCAGTCTCCATCTCTGATGACCCTGGTGTAGCTTGGGACTTAATGGCATCTGGATTCCTCATCCTGACTG GAGGGGTGGACCAGAGTGGGCGAGCTCTGCTGACCATTACCCCACCGTGCCCTCCCGAGGAGCCCCCACCCTCCCAAGACGTGCTGAGCACTGCTCTTCATTACCTTCACTCACTGCTCAG ACCTGATCTACAGATATTGGGGCTATCTGTCCTGCTGGATCTTCGCAAGGCACCCCCACTGCCTCCAGCTCTCATTCCTGTCCTGAGTCAACTTCAG GACTCGGGAGACCCTCCCCTCATTCAACGGCTCTTGCTTCTCACTCTTGATGAGCCTCCAGCtgaactccatggacttcag GGTGCTGAGTTGCTATCAGAGGGCGATCTGAAAAGAGTGGCCAAGCCAGAGGAGCTGCAGTGGGACTTGGGAGGTCACAGGGAGCCCTCTCCTAGTCACTGGGTAGAGACACACCAG CAAGTGGCAAGGCTGTGCCACCTGTGCCGAGGTGTGCTGGGCTCTATACGGCAAGCCATTGACGAACTAGAGAGAGCAGCAGAGCCAGAAGCAGAG GAGGTGGTAGGAATGCCTGAGCCCCTGCAGAAGGTACTGGCAGATCCCCGGCTGACAGAGCTGCAGAGGGACGGAGGAGCCATCCTGATGAAGCTGCGATCCACCCACAGCAGCAA gCTGGAAGGTCCAGGTCCAGCTGCACTGTATCAAGAGGTAGATGAAGCCATTCACCAGCTCGTGCGCCTCTCCAATCTGCACgtgcagcagcaggagcagcggcAACGCTTGCACCGACTGCAGCAG GCACTGCAGTGGCTCTCAGGCCCCGGAGAGGAGCAGCTGGCGAGCTTTGCTGTGCCTGGGGActccctgcctgccctgcagGAGACAGAGCTACGATTCCGGGCTTTCAGTGCTGAGGTTCAG GAGCGCCTGGCCCAAGCGAGGGAGACCCTGGCCCTGGAAGAGGACGCTGCCTCCCAGAAGCTTCTGGATGTCTTTGAACAGCGCCTGGAGCAGGTGGAGAGTGGCCTCCATCGGGCTCTGCGGCTACAGCGCTTCTTCCAGCAG GCACACGAATGGGTGGATGAAGGTTCTGCGAGGCTGGCAGGAGCGGGACCAGGGCGGGAGGCGGTGCTGGCAGCCTTGGCCCTGCGGCGTGCTCCGGAGCCCAGCGCTGGCACCTTCCAGGAGATGCGGGCCCTGGCCCTGGACCTGGGCAGCCCAGCAGCCCTGCGAGAATGGGGCCGCTGCCGGGCCCGCTGCCAAGAGCTGGAGAGGAGGATTCAACAACAGCTGGGGGAGGAAGCGAGTCCCCGGGGCCACCGGCGACGACGGGCAGACAGTGCCAGCAGCGGAGGGGCCCCACGGGGCCCCCACAGCCCCTCACCCAGCCTCAGCTCCCTGCTGCTCCCCAGTAGCCCCGGGCCACGGGCAGCCCCGTCCCACTGCTCCCTGGCCCCCTGTGGGGAGGACTATGAGGAGGAGGGTGCCGAGCTGGGTCCAGAAGCAGAAGGCAGACCACCAAGGACTGTGCTGATCCGAGGTCTGGAAGTCACCAGTACGGAGGTGGTAGACAGGACGTGCTCACCCCGGGAACACGTGCTGCTGGGCCGGGCTGGGGGACCAGAAGGGCCCTGGGGAGTGGGCACCCCCCGGATGGAGCGCAAGCGGAGCATCAG CGCCCAGCAGCGTCTGGTGTCTGAGCTGATTACCTGTGAGCAAGAATATGTGGCTGCCTTAAGTGAGCCGGTGCCACCCCCAGGGCCTGAGCTGACCCCAGAATTGCGGGGCACCTGGGCTGCTGCCCTGAGCGCCCGGGAGAGGCTCCGCAGTTTCCACCGGACACACTTTCTGCGGGAACTTCAGGGCTGCGCCACCCACCCCCTGCGCATCGGGGCCTGCTTCCTTCGCCAT GGGGACCAATTCAGCCTTTATGCCCAGTACGTGAAGCACCGGCACAAACTGGAGACCGGTCTGACAGCCCTCAGCCCCCCAACCAAG GGCACCTTGGAGGGGGGCCCTCACCTGCCCCGGGCCTTGCAGCAGCCCCTGGAGCAGCTGGCCAGGTATGGGCGGCTCTTAGAGGAGCTCCTAAGGGAAGCTGGGTCTGAACCAAGTTCTGAGCGCCAGGCCCTTGGGGCTGCTGTGCAGCTGCTCCGGGAACAAGAGATCCGTGGCAGAGACCTGCTGGCTGTAGAGGCGGTGCGTGGCTGTGAG ATAGATCTGAAGGAGCAGGGCCAACTCCTGCACCGGGACCCTTTCACAGTCATCTGTGGCCGAAAAAAGTGCTTTCGCCATGTCTTTCTCTTTGAGCATCTCCTCCTGTTCAGCAAGCTCAAGGGCCCTGAGGGGGGGTCAGAGACCTTCGTTTATAAGCAGGCCTTTAAG ACTGCCGACATGGGGCTAACAGAAAACATCGGGGACAGTGGGCtctgctttgaactgtggtttcgGCGGCGGCGCGCACGAGAGGCATACACCCTGCAGGCAGCctcaccagagatcaaactcaagtGGACAAGTTCTATTGCCCAGTTGCTGTGGAGACAGGCAGCCCACAACAAGG AGCTCCGAGTGCAGCAGATGGTCTCCATGGGCATTGGGAATAAACCCTTCCTGGACATCAAAGCACTTGGGGAGCGGACACTGAGTGCCCTGCTCACTGGAAGAG CCCCAGAAACACTTGACTCTTCTGGAGATGTGTCCCCAGGACCGAGAAACAGCCCCAACCTGCAAGCCCCACACCCTGGGAGCAGCACTCCCATTCTGTCCAGTGGAGGGATCTTAGGGCTATCCCGGCAG AGTCATACCCGGGCCCTGAGCGACCCCACCACGCCTCTGTGA
- the ARHGEF40 gene encoding rho guanine nucleotide exchange factor 40 isoform X1, with amino-acid sequence MEPEPVEDCVQSTLAALYPPFEATAPTLLGQVFQVVERTYREDALRYTLDFLVPAKHLLAKIQQEACAQYSGFLFFHEGWPLCLHEQVVVQLAALPWQLLRPGDFYLQVVPSAAQAPRLALKCLAPGGGRVQELPVPNEACAYLFTPEWLQGINKDRPTGRLSTCLLSAPSGIQRLPWAELICPRFVHKGGLMVGHRPSTLPPELPSGPPGLPSPPLPEEALGTRSPGDGHNAPAEGPEGEYVELLEVTLPVRGSPMDAEGSSGLSRTRTVPTRKGAGGKGRHRRHRAWMHQKGLGPRDQDGARPPGEGSSTGASPGSPPGAEVEAFPEAAALEVSEPLAEALGEASESCPLRPGEVGAGPGQGAEGLPGTPRRTGKGNRRKKRAAGRGALNRGGDSAPLSPGDKEETSHQEALVSLPPPNEHELPGCSPVKEEHEGSGKPEPEPREELKPPDEKEPRSQEVCGPVEERSREREQEGLSLVCMAVPNDPEGLLSDPLKPPPETVQEVKGESIPEEGPPVSISDDPGVAWDLMASGFLILTGGVDQSGRALLTITPPCPPEEPPPSQDVLSTALHYLHSLLRPDLQILGLSVLLDLRKAPPLPPALIPVLSQLQDSGDPPLIQRLLLLTLDEPPAELHGLQGAELLSEGDLKRVAKPEELQWDLGGHREPSPSHWVETHQQVARLCHLCRGVLGSIRQAIDELERAAEPEAEEVVGMPEPLQKVLADPRLTELQRDGGAILMKLRSTHSSKLEGPGPAALYQEVDEAIHQLVRLSNLHVQQQEQRQRLHRLQQALQWLSGPGEEQLASFAVPGDSLPALQETELRFRAFSAEVQERLAQARETLALEEDAASQKLLDVFEQRLEQVESGLHRALRLQRFFQQAHEWVDEGSARLAGAGPGREAVLAALALRRAPEPSAGTFQEMRALALDLGSPAALREWGRCRARCQELERRIQQQLGEEASPRGHRRRRADSASSGGAPRGPHSPSPSLSSLLLPSSPGPRAAPSHCSLAPCGEDYEEEGAELGPEAEGRPPRTVLIRGLEVTSTEVVDRTCSPREHVLLGRAGGPEGPWGVGTPRMERKRSISAQQRLVSELITCEQEYVAALSEPVPPPGPELTPELRGTWAAALSARERLRSFHRTHFLRELQGCATHPLRIGACFLRHGDQFSLYAQYVKHRHKLETGLTALSPPTKGTLEGGPHLPRALQQPLEQLARYGRLLEELLREAGSEPSSERQALGAAVQLLREQEIRGRDLLAVEAVRGCEIDLKEQGQLLHRDPFTVICGRKKCFRHVFLFEHLLLFSKLKGPEGGSETFVYKQAFKTADMGLTENIGDSGLCFELWFRRRRAREAYTLQAASPEIKLKWTSSIAQLLWRQAAHNKELRVQQMVSMGIGNKPFLDIKALGERTLSALLTGRAARTRASVAVSSFEHAGPSLPGLSPGACSLPARVEEEAWDLDVKQIALAPETLDSSGDVSPGPRNSPNLQAPHPGSSTPILSSGGILGLSRQSHTRALSDPTTPL; translated from the exons ATG GAGCCTGAGCCAGTAGAGGACTGTGTGCAGAGTACTCTAGCGGCCCTTTACCCACCTTTCGAGGCAACAGCCCCCACACTGTTGGGCCAAGTGTTCCAGGTGGTGGAGAGGACTTATCGGGAGGATGCGCTGAGATACACACTGGACTTCCTGGTGCCTGCCAAGCACCTGCTTGCCAAGATCCAGCAGGAAGCCTGT GCCCAGTACAGCGGTTTCCTCTTCTTCCACGAGGGCTGGCCCCTCTGCCTGCACGAGCAGGTAGTGGTGCAGCTGGCCGCCCTCCCCTGGCAGCTGCTGCGCCCGGGAGACTTCTACCTGCAAGTGGTACCCTCAGCAGCCCAAGCACCCCGCCTAGCACTCAAGTGCCTGGCCCCAGGGGGTGGGCGAGTGCAGGAGCTGCCTGTGCCTAATGAGGCTTGTGCATACCTGTTCACACCTGAGTGGCTACAAGGCATCAATAAGGACAGGCCAACAGGTCGCCTCAGCACCTGCCTTCTGTCTGCGCCCTCTGGGATTCAGCGACTGCCCTGGGCTGAGCTCATCTGCCCTCGATTTGTGCACAAAGGAGGCCTCATGGTTGGACATCGGCCAAGCACACTACCCCCAGAACTGCCCTCGGGGCCCCCGGGGCTCCCCAGCCCTCCACTCCCCGAGGAAGCCTTGGGCACCCGGAGTCCCGGGGATGGGCACAATGCCCCGGCTGAAGGACCTGAGGGCGAGTATGTGGAGCTGCTGGAGGTGACACTGCCTGTGAGGGGGAGCCCCATGGATGCTGAAGGCTCCTCTGGCCTCTCCCGGACCCGGACAGTACCCACACGCAAGGGTGCTGGAGGGAAGGGCCGGCATCGGAGACACCGGGCATGGATGCACCAGAAGGGTCTGGGGCCTCGGGACCAGGATGGAGCCCGGCCACCTGGTGAAGGGAGCAGCACTGGAGCCTCCCCTGGGTCTCCCCCGGGAGCTGAGGTTGAGGCTTTCCCAGAGGCAGCGGCCCTGGAGGTATCTGAGCCCCTGGCAGAGGCACTGGGAGAAGCCTCAGAGTCTTGCCCTCTGAGGCCAGGCGAGGTTGGAGCAGGACCAGGCCAAGGGGCTGAAGGGCTGCCTGGTACCCCTCGGAGAACAGGCAAAGGAAACAGGAGAAAGAAGCGAGCTGCAGGCAGAGGGGCTCTTAACCGAGGAGGGGACAGTGCCCCACTGAGCCCTGGGGACAAGGAAGAGaccagccaccaggaagcccttgtCAGCCTGCCCCCACCAAACGAACACGAGCTTCCAGGATGCAGCCCAGTTAAGGAGGAACATGAAGGCTCGGGGAAGCCAGAACCTGAGCCAAGAGAGGAGCTCAAACCACCAGATGAAAAAGAGCCTCGGTCCCAAGAAGTCTGCGGGCCTGTAGAAGAAAGgtccagagaaagagaacaggAGGGGCTGAGCCTGGTGTGCATGGCAG TGCCCAACGATCCAGAAGGGCTCCTCTCCGACCCCCTAAAACCACCCCCAGAGACTGTGCAAGAAGTGAAAGGGGAGAGCATTCCGGAAGAAGGGCCCCCAGTCTCCATCTCTGATGACCCTGGTGTAGCTTGGGACTTAATGGCATCTGGATTCCTCATCCTGACTG GAGGGGTGGACCAGAGTGGGCGAGCTCTGCTGACCATTACCCCACCGTGCCCTCCCGAGGAGCCCCCACCCTCCCAAGACGTGCTGAGCACTGCTCTTCATTACCTTCACTCACTGCTCAG ACCTGATCTACAGATATTGGGGCTATCTGTCCTGCTGGATCTTCGCAAGGCACCCCCACTGCCTCCAGCTCTCATTCCTGTCCTGAGTCAACTTCAG GACTCGGGAGACCCTCCCCTCATTCAACGGCTCTTGCTTCTCACTCTTGATGAGCCTCCAGCtgaactccatggacttcag GGTGCTGAGTTGCTATCAGAGGGCGATCTGAAAAGAGTGGCCAAGCCAGAGGAGCTGCAGTGGGACTTGGGAGGTCACAGGGAGCCCTCTCCTAGTCACTGGGTAGAGACACACCAG CAAGTGGCAAGGCTGTGCCACCTGTGCCGAGGTGTGCTGGGCTCTATACGGCAAGCCATTGACGAACTAGAGAGAGCAGCAGAGCCAGAAGCAGAG GAGGTGGTAGGAATGCCTGAGCCCCTGCAGAAGGTACTGGCAGATCCCCGGCTGACAGAGCTGCAGAGGGACGGAGGAGCCATCCTGATGAAGCTGCGATCCACCCACAGCAGCAA gCTGGAAGGTCCAGGTCCAGCTGCACTGTATCAAGAGGTAGATGAAGCCATTCACCAGCTCGTGCGCCTCTCCAATCTGCACgtgcagcagcaggagcagcggcAACGCTTGCACCGACTGCAGCAG GCACTGCAGTGGCTCTCAGGCCCCGGAGAGGAGCAGCTGGCGAGCTTTGCTGTGCCTGGGGActccctgcctgccctgcagGAGACAGAGCTACGATTCCGGGCTTTCAGTGCTGAGGTTCAG GAGCGCCTGGCCCAAGCGAGGGAGACCCTGGCCCTGGAAGAGGACGCTGCCTCCCAGAAGCTTCTGGATGTCTTTGAACAGCGCCTGGAGCAGGTGGAGAGTGGCCTCCATCGGGCTCTGCGGCTACAGCGCTTCTTCCAGCAG GCACACGAATGGGTGGATGAAGGTTCTGCGAGGCTGGCAGGAGCGGGACCAGGGCGGGAGGCGGTGCTGGCAGCCTTGGCCCTGCGGCGTGCTCCGGAGCCCAGCGCTGGCACCTTCCAGGAGATGCGGGCCCTGGCCCTGGACCTGGGCAGCCCAGCAGCCCTGCGAGAATGGGGCCGCTGCCGGGCCCGCTGCCAAGAGCTGGAGAGGAGGATTCAACAACAGCTGGGGGAGGAAGCGAGTCCCCGGGGCCACCGGCGACGACGGGCAGACAGTGCCAGCAGCGGAGGGGCCCCACGGGGCCCCCACAGCCCCTCACCCAGCCTCAGCTCCCTGCTGCTCCCCAGTAGCCCCGGGCCACGGGCAGCCCCGTCCCACTGCTCCCTGGCCCCCTGTGGGGAGGACTATGAGGAGGAGGGTGCCGAGCTGGGTCCAGAAGCAGAAGGCAGACCACCAAGGACTGTGCTGATCCGAGGTCTGGAAGTCACCAGTACGGAGGTGGTAGACAGGACGTGCTCACCCCGGGAACACGTGCTGCTGGGCCGGGCTGGGGGACCAGAAGGGCCCTGGGGAGTGGGCACCCCCCGGATGGAGCGCAAGCGGAGCATCAG CGCCCAGCAGCGTCTGGTGTCTGAGCTGATTACCTGTGAGCAAGAATATGTGGCTGCCTTAAGTGAGCCGGTGCCACCCCCAGGGCCTGAGCTGACCCCAGAATTGCGGGGCACCTGGGCTGCTGCCCTGAGCGCCCGGGAGAGGCTCCGCAGTTTCCACCGGACACACTTTCTGCGGGAACTTCAGGGCTGCGCCACCCACCCCCTGCGCATCGGGGCCTGCTTCCTTCGCCAT GGGGACCAATTCAGCCTTTATGCCCAGTACGTGAAGCACCGGCACAAACTGGAGACCGGTCTGACAGCCCTCAGCCCCCCAACCAAG GGCACCTTGGAGGGGGGCCCTCACCTGCCCCGGGCCTTGCAGCAGCCCCTGGAGCAGCTGGCCAGGTATGGGCGGCTCTTAGAGGAGCTCCTAAGGGAAGCTGGGTCTGAACCAAGTTCTGAGCGCCAGGCCCTTGGGGCTGCTGTGCAGCTGCTCCGGGAACAAGAGATCCGTGGCAGAGACCTGCTGGCTGTAGAGGCGGTGCGTGGCTGTGAG ATAGATCTGAAGGAGCAGGGCCAACTCCTGCACCGGGACCCTTTCACAGTCATCTGTGGCCGAAAAAAGTGCTTTCGCCATGTCTTTCTCTTTGAGCATCTCCTCCTGTTCAGCAAGCTCAAGGGCCCTGAGGGGGGGTCAGAGACCTTCGTTTATAAGCAGGCCTTTAAG ACTGCCGACATGGGGCTAACAGAAAACATCGGGGACAGTGGGCtctgctttgaactgtggtttcgGCGGCGGCGCGCACGAGAGGCATACACCCTGCAGGCAGCctcaccagagatcaaactcaagtGGACAAGTTCTATTGCCCAGTTGCTGTGGAGACAGGCAGCCCACAACAAGG AGCTCCGAGTGCAGCAGATGGTCTCCATGGGCATTGGGAATAAACCCTTCCTGGACATCAAAGCACTTGGGGAGCGGACACTGAGTGCCCTGCTCACTGGAAGAG CCGCCCGCACCCGGGCCTCGGTGGCCGTGTCATCCTTTGAGCATGCCGGCCCCTCCCTTCCCGGTCTCTCCCCGGGAGCGTGTTCCCTGCCTGCCCGCGTCGAGGAGGAGGCCTGGGATCTGGACGTCAAGCAAATTGCCCTGG CCCCAGAAACACTTGACTCTTCTGGAGATGTGTCCCCAGGACCGAGAAACAGCCCCAACCTGCAAGCCCCACACCCTGGGAGCAGCACTCCCATTCTGTCCAGTGGAGGGATCTTAGGGCTATCCCGGCAG AGTCATACCCGGGCCCTGAGCGACCCCACCACGCCTCTGTGA